A single genomic interval of Daucus carota subsp. sativus chromosome 1, DH1 v3.0, whole genome shotgun sequence harbors:
- the LOC108198286 gene encoding hydrophobic protein RCI2B: MKEGTATCVEIILAIILPPLGVFLRFGCQVEFWICLLLTFFGYLPGILYAVYAITK; encoded by the exons ATGAAAGAAGGAACAGCCACCTGTGTCGAAATCATCCTGGCCATCATCCTCCCTCCTCTCGGTGTTTTCCTTCGCTTCGGCTGTCag GTGGAGTTCTGGATCTGCTTGTTGCTCACTTTTTTTGGATATCTGCCTGGAATTCTCTATGCAGTTTATGCTATTACAAAATGA